A window of Rhizobium acidisoli contains these coding sequences:
- a CDS encoding propionyl-CoA synthetase produces the protein MQNGYHQAYAAWKRDPEAFWREAAAEIDWFKPPERVFSPEEGVYGRWFSGAETNTCHNCLDRHVTAGRGGETAVIFDSAMTGEKRRFTYDEVLHEVKAIAATLVDLGIGRGDRVILYMPMVPQAVFSMLACARIGAVHSVVFGGFAASELAARIDDCGAKLVITASCGLEPGRIVAYKPLVDQALTLARSKPERCLVLQRPELRADLVSGRDQDFEAAVAQHRGAEIACVPVKATDPLYILYTSGTTGQPKGVVRDNGGHMVALNWSMRNIYGLKPGEVFWTASDIGWVVGHSYIVYAPLISGVTTLIFEGKPVGTPDAGAFWRVVSEYHVRVLFTAPTAFRAIRREDGDGELLRQYPMPDLRALFLAGERADPETLKWAERMLAIPVIDHWWQTETGWPIAANPLGLGALPVKHGSPALPMPGYDIAVLDDAGHPIEAGTLGNIVINLPLPPGCLPTLWNADGRFRSVYLDEFPGTYKTADAGYIDEDGYLFIMSRTDDIINCAGHRLSTGAMEEVCARHPDVAECAVIGVIDRLKGQVPCGFLVLKRNVSREVTAIESEVVAMIRDQIGPVAAFKMAITVNRLPKTRSGKILRGTMQKIADGIPWKMPATIDDPTILEEIAEALRRRGLGSLPM, from the coding sequence GCAGAACGGCTATCATCAGGCTTATGCTGCCTGGAAACGGGATCCCGAAGCCTTCTGGCGCGAAGCCGCTGCCGAGATCGACTGGTTCAAACCGCCCGAGCGGGTATTTTCGCCCGAGGAAGGCGTCTATGGCCGCTGGTTCTCAGGGGCTGAAACCAATACCTGCCACAATTGCCTCGATCGGCATGTGACTGCCGGGCGCGGTGGTGAGACGGCTGTTATCTTCGACAGTGCGATGACCGGCGAGAAGCGCCGTTTCACCTACGACGAAGTGCTTCACGAAGTGAAGGCCATCGCCGCGACGCTTGTTGATCTCGGGATCGGTCGGGGCGATCGCGTGATCCTCTATATGCCGATGGTGCCGCAGGCGGTGTTTTCGATGCTCGCCTGCGCCCGCATCGGTGCGGTTCACTCCGTCGTCTTCGGTGGTTTTGCCGCCAGCGAGCTTGCTGCCCGCATCGATGATTGCGGTGCCAAGCTGGTGATCACCGCGAGCTGCGGGCTCGAGCCCGGCCGCATCGTCGCCTATAAGCCCCTGGTCGACCAGGCGCTCACGTTGGCGCGTTCGAAGCCGGAGCGCTGTCTGGTGCTGCAGCGGCCGGAGCTTCGGGCGGATCTCGTCAGCGGCCGCGATCAGGATTTCGAGGCGGCGGTGGCGCAGCATCGCGGCGCCGAGATCGCCTGTGTTCCCGTCAAGGCGACCGATCCGCTCTATATCCTTTATACCTCCGGCACCACCGGCCAGCCGAAGGGCGTCGTGCGCGACAATGGCGGCCATATGGTCGCGCTCAACTGGTCGATGCGGAATATCTACGGCTTGAAGCCGGGTGAGGTCTTTTGGACGGCTTCGGATATCGGCTGGGTCGTCGGGCACTCCTATATTGTCTATGCCCCGCTGATTTCGGGCGTCACCACCCTGATCTTCGAGGGAAAACCGGTCGGGACGCCGGATGCCGGCGCGTTCTGGCGTGTTGTTTCGGAATATCATGTGCGGGTGCTCTTCACCGCGCCGACGGCGTTCCGCGCTATTCGGCGGGAGGACGGCGACGGCGAGCTGCTGCGGCAGTATCCGATGCCGGATCTGCGGGCGCTGTTTCTTGCCGGCGAGAGGGCGGACCCGGAGACGCTGAAATGGGCGGAGCGCATGCTCGCCATACCCGTCATCGATCACTGGTGGCAGACGGAGACCGGCTGGCCGATCGCCGCCAATCCGCTCGGCCTCGGCGCCCTTCCCGTCAAGCACGGTTCGCCGGCGCTGCCGATGCCCGGCTATGACATCGCCGTGCTCGATGATGCCGGCCATCCGATCGAGGCGGGAACGCTCGGCAATATCGTCATAAACCTTCCCTTGCCGCCGGGCTGTCTGCCGACCCTCTGGAATGCGGACGGCCGTTTCCGGTCGGTCTATCTCGACGAGTTTCCCGGCACTTACAAGACCGCCGATGCCGGCTATATCGACGAGGACGGCTATCTCTTCATCATGTCGCGCACCGACGACATCATCAATTGCGCCGGTCACCGGCTCTCCACCGGGGCGATGGAGGAGGTCTGCGCGCGTCATCCCGATGTCGCCGAATGCGCGGTCATCGGCGTGATCGACAGGTTGAAGGGTCAGGTGCCATGTGGATTCCTGGTGCTGAAACGGAATGTTTCGCGCGAGGTGACGGCGATCGAATCAGAGGTGGTGGCGATGATTCGCGATCAGATCGGGCCTGTTGCCGCCTTCAAGATGGCCATCACTGTTAACCGGTTGCCGAAGACACGCTCGGGCAAGATCCTGCGCGGCACGATGCAGAAAATCGCCGACGGTATACCCTGGAAAATGCCCGCAACCATTGATGATCCAACGATTTTGGAGGAAATCGCCGAGGCGCTGCGCCGGCGTGGTTTGGGCTCTCTGCCGATGTGA
- a CDS encoding flagellin, with protein MTSILTNNAAMAALQTLRGVNDSLKDTQGRVSSGYRVEKASDNAAYWSIATTMRSDNKALSAVSDALGLGAAKVDTAYSAMDSALDIVSEIKAKIVAATEKGVDKTKIQQELDQLQEQLLSIAQSASFSGENWVAGADGTKSVVSSFVRDGSNAVSVKTTDYVLDSGSLGNVLFGMTSTGAIETSSGIIGTAFNGTYGGTFIVMASIYDLDITGFTQGQLDSALTGVELVLGAMTAAGSALGSISTRIQLQENFVSGLHDSIDSGIGRLVDADMEEESSKLSALQTQQQLAVQSLSIANSSAQNILTLFRS; from the coding sequence ATGACAAGCATCCTTACCAACAACGCTGCCATGGCAGCGCTGCAGACTTTGCGCGGCGTAAACGACAGCCTCAAAGACACCCAGGGTCGCGTATCCTCGGGTTATCGTGTCGAAAAGGCATCCGACAATGCTGCCTACTGGTCGATTGCTACGACCATGCGCTCGGACAACAAGGCGCTTTCGGCCGTCTCCGATGCGCTCGGGCTTGGCGCGGCCAAGGTCGACACCGCCTATTCGGCCATGGACAGCGCGCTCGACATCGTCAGTGAAATCAAGGCGAAGATCGTTGCCGCCACGGAAAAGGGCGTCGACAAGACGAAGATCCAGCAGGAGCTCGACCAGCTGCAGGAACAGCTGCTCAGCATCGCCCAATCGGCGTCTTTCTCCGGCGAAAACTGGGTCGCCGGCGCCGACGGCACGAAGAGCGTGGTTTCCTCCTTCGTGCGTGATGGCAGCAATGCCGTTTCGGTCAAGACGACGGACTATGTGCTCGATTCGGGCTCGCTTGGAAATGTGCTCTTCGGTATGACGAGCACCGGTGCGATCGAGACGAGCAGCGGGATCATCGGCACGGCCTTCAACGGAACCTATGGCGGTACCTTCATCGTTATGGCGTCGATCTATGATCTCGACATTACCGGTTTCACCCAGGGCCAGCTCGATTCAGCCCTGACCGGCGTCGAACTGGTTTTGGGTGCCATGACGGCCGCCGGTTCGGCGCTCGGCTCGATCTCGACCCGGATCCAGCTGCAGGAAAATTTCGTCAGCGGTCTTCACGATTCGATCGACTCCGGCATCGGCCGCCTGGTCGATGCCGATATGGAAGAGGAATCGAGCAAGCTGTCGGCACTGCAGACGCAGCAGCAGCTCGCCGTCCAGTCGCTGTCGATCGCCAACAGCTCGGCGCAGAACATCCTCACCCTGTTCCGCAGCTAA